A window from Citrus sinensis cultivar Valencia sweet orange chromosome 5, DVS_A1.0, whole genome shotgun sequence encodes these proteins:
- the LOC102608985 gene encoding ATP-dependent DNA helicase Q-like SIM isoform X5, whose translation MRQASLLDHFQSGNRQKRGKRNVGDDVPVSGSVVSPSIVEEQKESYPGMDCNLKTESDSLAVSCPKEVEIGSDWEVKVNSLLKKHFGYSSLKNFQKEALSAWLAHQDCLILAATGSGKSLCFQIPALLTGKVVVVISPLISLMHDQCSKLSKHGVTACFLGSGQPDNKVEQKALRGMYSIIYVCPETVIRLIKPLQRLAESRGIALFAIDEVHCVSKWGHDFRPDYRRLSVLRENFGANNLKSLKFDIPLMALTATATIQVREDILKSLHMSKGTKIVLTSFFRPNLRFSVKHSKTSSRASYKKDFCQLIDIYTKKKKTGEKEKSAIPQDLDDQSDTSSSSSMSEESRISPNIGDGYYDDEDVGNSPMGKEMSVEYLENDSVDDWDVACGEFYGHSPHRDRDTGRSFERTDLLNKPAERLSMLQEPLDDGLTIIYVPTRKETLSIAKYLCGFGVKAAAYNASLPKSQLRRVHTEFHENKLEVVVATIAFGMGIDKLNVRRIIHYGWPQSLEAYYQEAGRAGRDGHLADCVLYANLSSMPTLLPSRRSEDQTKQAYRMLSDCFRYGMNTSCCRAKILVEYFGEDFSHEKCQLCDVCVDGPPEMKNLKEEANILMQVIAAYNEQSNSMDDDDGIYSGIKKQKFMDRPNLKMFVSKIREQSQKYLATDLLWWRGLARIMENKGYIREGDDRTHVQIKFLEPTKRGLEFIKSGKEQSFNAYPEADMLLAASTSKSYSTFLDWGKGWADPEIRRQRLQSMGRNRGPRKSRKLRTGKSRKSTRESQTARGRIASKLSKKKW comes from the exons ATGCGGCAGGCCAGCTTACTAGATCATTTCCAATCTGGGAACAGGCAAAAAAGAGGCAAGAGAAATGTTGGGGATGATGTACCTGTTTCTGGGTCAGTGGTGTCGCCTAGTATTGTTGAAGAACAAAAGGAATCTTATCCTGGCATGGACTGTAACCTGAAGACTGAGTCTGATTCATTGGCAGTTAGCTGCCCAAAAGAGGTGGAGATTGGGTCAGATTGGGAGGTGAAGGTTAATAGCCTGTTGAAAAAGCATTTTGGTTACTCgtctttgaagaattttcagaAGGAAGCCTTGTCTGCTTGGCTGGCTCACCAAGACTGTCTTATTCTTGCTGCAACAGGATCTG GGAAGTCTCTGTGTTTTCAGATTCCGGCTCTGTTGACGGGGAAGGTTGTGGTTGTGATTTCACCCTTGATAAGCTTGATGCATGATCAGTGCTCAAAGCTGTCAAAACATGGTGTAACAGCTTGCTTTCTTGGATCTGGTCAACCTGACAACAAAGTAGAACAGAAGGCATTGAGAGGAATGTATAGCATTATTTATGTTTGCCCAGAGACAGTCATAAG ACTGATCAAACCACTTCAGAGGCTTGCAGAAAGTCGCGGAATAGCACTTTTTGCTATTGATGAAGTCCATTGTGTTTCTAAATGGGGCCATGATTTTCGCCCCGACTACAG GCGATTGTCCGTGTTGCGAGAGAACTTTGGTGCtaacaatttaaaatctttgaaattcgATATACCTCTGATGGCATTGACCGCTACAGCCACAATTCAAGTTCGAGAAGACATTCTTAAATCACTCCACATGTCAAAGGGAACAAAGATTGTGCTTACGTCCTTTTTTCGGCCAAATTTAAGGTTTTCG gtaAAACATAGTAAAACATCTTCACGCGCTTCTTACAAGAAGGACTTCTGCCAACTGATAGACATatacaccaaaaagaaaaagactggtgaaaaggaaaaatctgCTATCCCACAAGATTTAGATGATCAGTCGGATACCTCTTCTAGCAGTAGCATGTCTGAGGAGAGTAGAATTTCTCCAAATATTGGGGATGGTTACTATGATGACGAAGATGTAGGAAATTCACCAATGGGAAAAGAAATGTCAGTGgaatatttggaaaatgacTCTGTAGATGATTGGGATG TTGCCTGTGGTGAATTTTATGGACATTCTCCTCATCGAGACAGGGATACAGGTCGGTCATTTGAGAGGACTGATTTGCTTAATAAGCCAGCAGAAAGACTAAGCATGCTGCAAGAACCTTTAGACGATGGACTAACCATCATATATGTTCCTACAAGAAAAGAGACGTTGAGCATAGCAAAATATCTTTGTGGCTTTGGCGTGAAAGCTGCTGCCTACAATGCATCG TTGCCAAAATCACAACTAAGGCGAGTTCATACGGAATTTCATGAAAACAAGCTAGAG GTGGTTGTTGCAACTATTGCTTTTGGAATGGGGATTGACAAGTTAAATGTTCGAAGAATCATCCATTATGGTTGGCCTCAG AGCTTAGAAGCATATTATCAAGAAGCTGGCCGAGCTGGAAGAGATGGGCATTTAGCGGATTGTG TTCTATATGCAAATTTATCAAGTATGCCAACACTTTTGCCAAGTCGAAGAAGTGAAGATCAGACAAAACAGGCATATAGAATGTTATCTGATTGCTTCAg ATATGGAATGAACACTTCATGTTGTCGAGCTAAAATACTTGTAGAGTATTTTGGGGAGGATTTTAGCCATGAAAAGTGTCAACT GTGTGATGTTTGTGTTGATGGACCTCCTGAAATGAAGAATCTGAAAGAGGAGgcaaatattttaatgcagGTTATTGCTGCCTATAAT GAACAAAGCAATTCaatggatgatgatgatggcatCTACAGTGGcattaaaaagcaaaaattcATGGACAGGCCAAACCTCAAGATGTTTGTCAGTAAAATAAGGGAGCAG TCACAAAAATATTTAGCAACTGATTTGCTATGGTGGCGAGGGCTTGCTCGAATAATGGAAAATAAAGGTTATATAAGAGAAGGAGATGACAGG ACACACGTTCAGATTAAATTCCTAGAACCAACGAAACGTGGACTAGAGTTTATCAAATCAGGCAAGGAGCAAAGTTTCAACGCTTATCCTGAAGCAGATATGCTGCTCGCAGCGAGCACATCTAAGTCTTATTCCACATTCTTAGACTGGGGAAAAGGCTGGGCTGATCCTGAGATTCGGCGCCAGCGCTTGCAGAGCATGGGAAGAAACAGAGGGCCACGTAAGTCGCGAAAGTTGAGAACAGGAAAGTCAAGAAAATCAACCCGAGAATCGCAAACTGCCCGTGGCAGGATAGCATCAAAGCTCTCGAAAAAGAAGTGGTGA